One genomic window of Bradyrhizobium sp. B124 includes the following:
- a CDS encoding nuclear transport factor 2 family protein: MSRPPLPPFTRETAAQKARMAEDAWNSRDPVRVAGAYTEDSRWRNRAEVFQGREAIVAFLTRKWEKEREYRLIKDLWAFDGNRIAVRFQYEWHDAGGNWFRSYGNEQWEFDEHGLMRRREASINDIAIAEKDRRFHWPAPGPRPADVPGLGQEPF; encoded by the coding sequence ATGTCACGCCCGCCGCTGCCGCCCTTTACCCGCGAGACCGCCGCGCAGAAGGCGCGCATGGCGGAAGACGCCTGGAATTCGCGCGACCCGGTTCGGGTTGCCGGCGCCTATACCGAGGACAGCCGTTGGCGCAATCGCGCAGAGGTGTTTCAAGGCCGCGAGGCGATCGTGGCCTTCCTGACCCGCAAATGGGAAAAGGAGCGGGAGTATCGCCTGATCAAGGATCTCTGGGCGTTCGACGGCAACCGCATCGCGGTGCGCTTCCAGTATGAATGGCACGACGCCGGCGGCAACTGGTTTCGCTCCTACGGCAACGAGCAATGGGAGTTCGACGAGCACGGCCTGATGCGCCGGCGTGAGGCCTCGATCAACGACATCGCGATCGCAGAGAAGGACCGCCGTTTCCACTGGCCCGCGCCGGGCCCGCGTCCGGCCGACGTGCCGGGCCTGGGGCAGGAGCCGTTCTGA
- a CDS encoding glutathione binding-like protein, with protein MDLYFSPLACSMATRVALYEAGQPANYLEVDPKTKQVRSDGTDFNKVNPLGLVPTLRTDDGVVLTENAAILQYVADQFPRAGIGTASNAERSKLHQWLCFIGTELHKGLFLPLLDKKAPPEAKSYALEKYVSRLDYVEDHLKGREYLLDHFSVADAYLVTVINWTMATPPIELAKWPALKAYYERLRTRPSVAKAVAEEFELYKAEIARHKAAA; from the coding sequence ATGGACCTTTATTTCTCGCCGCTCGCCTGCTCGATGGCGACCCGCGTCGCGCTCTATGAAGCGGGCCAGCCGGCCAACTATCTCGAGGTCGACCCGAAGACCAAGCAGGTCCGCAGCGACGGCACCGACTTCAACAAGGTCAACCCGCTTGGCCTCGTGCCGACGCTGCGCACCGACGATGGCGTGGTGCTGACCGAGAATGCGGCGATCCTGCAATATGTCGCCGACCAGTTCCCGCGCGCCGGCATCGGCACCGCGTCGAACGCCGAGCGGTCAAAGCTGCATCAATGGCTGTGCTTCATCGGCACCGAGCTGCACAAGGGCCTGTTCCTGCCGCTGCTCGACAAGAAGGCGCCGCCGGAAGCCAAGTCCTACGCGCTGGAGAAATACGTGTCGCGGCTCGACTATGTCGAGGATCACCTGAAAGGCCGCGAGTATTTGCTCGATCATTTCAGCGTCGCCGACGCCTACCTCGTCACGGTCATCAACTGGACCATGGCAACCCCGCCGATCGAGCTCGCGAAATGGCCGGCGCTGAAGGCGTATTACGAGCGGCTGAGGACACGGCCGTCGGTCGCGAAAGCAGTCGCGGAGGAGTTCGAGCTCTACAAGGCCGAGATCGCGCGCCACAAGGCAGCGGCGTAA
- a CDS encoding TetR/AcrR family transcriptional regulator, protein MVQKNKRPPSAAKIEAPVAPKRRGRPRAYEPEVALGKALDLFRRDGFAATSLDDLSAATGMNRPSLYGAFGDKRELYIKSYQRYRDDARAAMADIFRADAPLRERLERIYRIALDIYISGESGPRGCFTVMTAASEAVSDPGIRTMVVEGLTELDKAFGICFRHAKERGELPEGADPAALAHLASATIHTIAIRARARVPRKELEAIVKGALDVLCAAK, encoded by the coding sequence ATGGTACAAAAAAATAAGAGGCCGCCATCTGCTGCCAAAATCGAGGCGCCTGTCGCACCGAAGCGGCGCGGGCGGCCGCGCGCCTATGAGCCCGAGGTCGCGCTCGGCAAGGCGCTCGATCTGTTCCGCCGTGACGGCTTTGCCGCGACCTCGCTCGACGATCTGAGTGCTGCGACCGGCATGAACCGGCCGAGCCTCTATGGCGCGTTCGGCGACAAGCGCGAGCTCTACATCAAGAGCTACCAGCGCTATCGCGACGACGCGCGCGCGGCGATGGCCGACATCTTCCGCGCCGACGCGCCGCTGCGCGAGCGGCTCGAGCGCATCTATCGGATCGCGCTCGACATCTATATCTCCGGCGAGTCCGGCCCGCGCGGCTGCTTCACCGTGATGACCGCAGCGTCCGAGGCGGTGTCGGATCCTGGTATCCGCACCATGGTGGTGGAGGGGCTGACCGAGCTCGACAAGGCGTTCGGCATCTGCTTCCGCCATGCCAAGGAGCGCGGCGAACTGCCTGAGGGCGCCGATCCGGCGGCACTGGCGCATCTTGCCTCAGCCACCATCCACACCATCGCGATCCGTGCCCGCGCCCGCGTGCCGCGCAAGGAGCTCGAGGCGATCGTGAAGGGCGCCCTCGACGTGCTGTGCGCGGCCAAATAG
- a CDS encoding dihydrofolate reductase family protein, with product MGKVRTSAFSVSIDGFGAAPRQSLENPFGEGGMALPGWFLQTRTFRQTFGQDGGSTGLDDEIARKAMENIGAWILGRNMFGPIRGPWPDHAWKGWWGANPPYHTPVFVLTHHARPDIEMEGGTTFHFVTDGIHAALERARAVAGDKDIRVGGGVSLVRQFLQARLLDEVQLALSPVLLGAGENLFAGIDLPALGYAVVSHVASPNATHVTFARTTS from the coding sequence ATGGGAAAAGTCAGGACTTCGGCGTTCTCGGTCTCGATCGACGGATTTGGCGCCGCGCCACGGCAGAGCCTCGAAAATCCATTCGGCGAAGGTGGCATGGCGCTGCCCGGCTGGTTCCTCCAGACGCGGACGTTCCGCCAGACCTTCGGCCAGGACGGCGGCAGCACCGGGCTCGATGACGAGATCGCGCGCAAAGCGATGGAAAATATCGGTGCCTGGATTCTGGGCCGCAACATGTTCGGCCCGATCCGCGGGCCGTGGCCGGATCATGCCTGGAAGGGCTGGTGGGGCGCCAATCCGCCGTATCACACGCCGGTGTTCGTGCTGACCCATCACGCGCGGCCTGACATCGAAATGGAAGGCGGCACCACGTTTCATTTCGTGACCGACGGCATTCACGCCGCGCTCGAGCGGGCGCGCGCCGTTGCGGGGGACAAGGACATCCGGGTCGGCGGCGGCGTGTCGCTGGTGCGCCAATTCCTTCAGGCACGCCTGCTCGACGAGGTGCAACTGGCGCTGTCGCCGGTGCTGCTCGGGGCCGGCGAGAATCTGTTCGCTGGCATTGATCTGCCCGCGCTCGGCTATGCCGTCGTCTCGCATGTCGCGAGCCCGAACGCCACGCACGTCACCTTCGCGCGCACGACATCCTGA
- a CDS encoding metalloregulator ArsR/SmtB family transcription factor, translating to MPLDPLTSTFAALADPTRRAILARLALGETSVMELAKPFDMSLPAISKHLKVLEHAGLISRGREAQWRPCRIAPASFKQVDGWLGNFRRFWDESFNRLDGLLEEMKAEEAAKAPPHTTRKVRVKKEKQRGRTRG from the coding sequence ATGCCGCTCGACCCCCTCACTTCGACCTTCGCGGCGCTGGCCGATCCGACCCGGCGCGCGATCCTGGCGCGGCTCGCGCTCGGTGAGACCTCGGTGATGGAACTGGCAAAGCCGTTCGACATGAGCCTGCCGGCGATCTCCAAGCACCTGAAGGTGCTGGAGCATGCCGGGTTGATCTCGCGCGGGCGCGAGGCGCAGTGGCGGCCGTGCCGCATCGCGCCTGCTTCGTTCAAGCAGGTCGATGGCTGGCTCGGGAATTTCCGCCGCTTCTGGGACGAGAGCTTCAATCGCCTCGACGGCCTGCTCGAGGAGATGAAGGCGGAGGAGGCCGCAAAGGCCCCGCCGCACACCACCCGTAAAGTCAGAGTAAAGAAGGAGAAGCAACGTGGACGCACGCGTGGATAA
- a CDS encoding SRPBCC domain-containing protein produces MDKTLRITTPSDFEFAMTRQFDAPRRFVFDAMTKPEYVVRWLGCEQLAMPVCEIDLRVGGAYRFVFRSSDGVEHILTGTYREVVRPERLAFGETFSMPGFTSDEYLVISTFVEEGGTTTLTTTIRHPTKEARDGHLNSGIDKGVEPAYDRLAEIVAEMG; encoded by the coding sequence GTGGATAAGACGCTGAGGATCACCACCCCGTCGGATTTCGAGTTCGCCATGACGCGCCAGTTCGACGCGCCGCGGCGGTTCGTGTTCGACGCCATGACGAAGCCCGAATACGTCGTGCGTTGGCTCGGCTGCGAGCAACTCGCAATGCCGGTGTGCGAGATCGACCTGCGCGTCGGCGGCGCCTATCGGTTCGTGTTCCGGTCGTCCGACGGCGTCGAGCACATCCTCACCGGCACCTATCGCGAAGTGGTGCGCCCGGAGCGGCTGGCGTTCGGCGAAACCTTCTCGATGCCCGGCTTCACCAGCGACGAATATCTCGTCATCTCGACCTTCGTCGAGGAAGGCGGAACGACCACGCTGACCACCACCATCCGCCATCCCACCAAGGAGGCGCGTGACGGTCATCTCAATTCCGGCATCGACAAGGGCGTCGAGCCCGCCTACGACCGGCTCGCGGAGATTGTTGCCGAGATGGGCTGA